Proteins found in one Nocardia brasiliensis ATCC 700358 genomic segment:
- a CDS encoding serine/threonine-protein kinase: MPEHLSASDNIRPVPPATTLTREPMEIPHRAPSPWATRRASANETDQWSPEAEAALGSATMPSSGRSVRSRPSVRRLTAGLVELPQVDQVDPAGAMLSDPEVPEDKRFCWKCQKPVGRSSGTQRGASAGTCPQCGSPFNFRPALDTGDLVAGQYEVRGCLAYGGMGWIYLARDRNVSDRWVVLKGLQNPLDFEAHVVALAERQFLSEMSHPGIVKIFNFVKHRSADGISSGYIVMEYIGGQSLKTMLDRRAPERLPVAEAIAYVMEVLPALDYLHSFGLAYNDLKPDNIMVTEGEVKLIDLGAVAARESGGSLYGTFGYQAPEFTSTGPTVASDIHTVGRTLAALTLPIPLERLGPTLPALPTADEAPVLRRYPSFERLLLRATDADPEQRFPSAYAMYRQLAGVLRSVLAEDTNHEYPQTSAVFGSPRGDFGIEALIRQTEGVIEGVHAAPTLEPASVIAALPVPLIDSEDPSAELLSPLLHGDSQQALDTLRQSAADMSAGVIGTPATFELEGTLTAVRAHLDLGEVEQARQYLTQLTPAHRADWRIQWYTAIADLSCAEYVLAHAHFDRVHAMVPGEIAPLLALAATAELVLQSSAATGDQDRWRQQATERYRSVWRNTRGVASAAFGLARGLAAAGDVDAAVSTLQQVPDSSRHHNTARMTACLLSATRPVADLTRADLDAAVAHVHALPDDPRLTQLRAIVLGAALSWVQAGGHPEPRTTILGCPFTEAGLRGGLESALRAVARTTPSRLHRYALIDLANDIRPRSLW; encoded by the coding sequence ATGCCGGAACACCTCAGTGCGTCCGACAACATTCGCCCGGTCCCGCCGGCGACGACACTGACCCGCGAGCCCATGGAAATACCGCACCGAGCCCCCTCGCCGTGGGCCACCCGGCGCGCGTCGGCGAACGAGACCGATCAGTGGTCACCGGAGGCGGAAGCGGCGCTCGGCTCGGCGACCATGCCCAGCTCGGGCCGCAGCGTCCGATCCCGGCCCAGCGTGCGCAGGCTGACCGCGGGACTGGTCGAACTGCCGCAGGTCGATCAGGTCGACCCGGCCGGCGCGATGCTGTCGGATCCCGAGGTGCCCGAGGACAAACGCTTCTGCTGGAAATGCCAGAAGCCCGTCGGCCGTTCGTCCGGCACGCAACGCGGCGCGTCGGCGGGCACCTGTCCACAATGCGGCTCTCCGTTCAACTTTCGTCCCGCGCTGGACACCGGCGACTTGGTGGCGGGCCAATACGAAGTCCGGGGATGTCTCGCCTACGGCGGCATGGGGTGGATATACCTGGCCCGCGATCGAAATGTCAGCGATCGCTGGGTGGTCTTGAAAGGACTACAGAACCCGCTCGATTTCGAAGCGCACGTCGTGGCGCTCGCCGAACGGCAGTTCCTTTCCGAAATGTCACATCCGGGGATCGTGAAGATCTTCAACTTCGTCAAACATCGTTCCGCCGACGGAATTTCCTCCGGATACATCGTGATGGAATACATCGGCGGGCAATCGCTGAAGACCATGCTCGATCGCCGGGCCCCGGAACGCCTGCCGGTCGCCGAAGCCATCGCCTATGTGATGGAAGTGCTGCCCGCGCTGGATTATCTGCACTCGTTCGGCCTGGCCTACAACGATTTGAAGCCGGACAACATCATGGTCACCGAGGGCGAGGTCAAACTGATCGACCTCGGCGCGGTCGCCGCCCGGGAATCCGGCGGCAGCCTGTACGGCACCTTCGGCTACCAAGCGCCCGAATTCACCAGTACCGGACCGACGGTGGCCTCCGATATCCACACGGTCGGACGCACGCTCGCCGCGCTCACCCTGCCGATCCCGCTCGAACGGCTCGGCCCGACGCTCCCCGCCCTCCCAACGGCCGACGAGGCACCGGTCCTGCGGCGCTATCCGTCCTTCGAGCGGCTGCTCCTGCGCGCGACCGACGCCGACCCGGAGCAGCGATTTCCCTCCGCCTACGCGATGTACCGGCAACTCGCCGGAGTGCTCCGTTCGGTGCTGGCCGAGGACACCAACCACGAATACCCGCAGACATCGGCCGTGTTCGGTTCGCCGCGTGGGGATTTCGGCATCGAGGCGCTGATCCGGCAGACCGAGGGAGTCATCGAGGGGGTGCACGCGGCCCCGACCCTCGAACCCGCGAGTGTCATTGCCGCGCTACCGGTTCCACTGATCGACAGCGAGGATCCGAGCGCGGAACTGCTTTCCCCACTGCTGCACGGCGATTCGCAACAAGCCCTGGACACCCTGCGCCAGAGCGCCGCCGACATGAGTGCCGGGGTCATCGGCACACCGGCGACCTTCGAGCTGGAAGGCACCTTGACCGCGGTGCGCGCGCACCTCGATCTGGGCGAGGTCGAGCAGGCACGGCAGTACCTCACCCAGCTGACGCCCGCCCATCGGGCCGACTGGCGGATTCAGTGGTACACCGCCATAGCCGACCTGTCCTGCGCCGAATACGTGCTGGCGCACGCGCATTTCGATCGCGTGCACGCGATGGTCCCGGGCGAGATCGCACCGCTGCTCGCCTTGGCCGCCACCGCGGAACTCGTCCTGCAGTCGAGCGCGGCGACCGGGGATCAGGATCGGTGGCGACAGCAGGCCACCGAGCGCTACCGCTCGGTCTGGCGCAACACCCGCGGCGTGGCGAGCGCGGCGTTCGGGCTCGCGCGCGGGCTCGCAGCCGCGGGCGACGTCGACGCCGCGGTGTCCACGTTGCAGCAGGTGCCCGATTCCTCGCGGCACCACAACACCGCCAGAATGACCGCGTGCCTGCTGTCGGCGACCCGGCCGGTGGCCGACCTGACCCGGGCCGACCTCGACGCGGCCGTAGCGCACGTGCACGCGCTCCCGGACGACCCGCGCCTGACCCAACTGCGGGCCATCGTGCTCGGCGCGGCCCTGTCCTGGGTGCAGGCGGGCGGACACCCGGAACCGCGCACCACGATCCTCGGCTGCCCCTTCACCGAGGCAGGCCTGCGCGGCGGGCTGGAATCGGCCCTGCGCGCGGTCGCGCGAACCACACCGAGCCGGTTGCATCGTTACGCGCTGA
- a CDS encoding amino acid permease has translation MTIVRPPAEVQQQAAAARALHAEDVGYHKALRPRQLQMIAIGGAIGTGLFLGAGGRLKDAGAGLFLAYAVCGVFVFFILRALGELILHRPSSGSFVSYAREFYGEKLAFGVGWMYFFHWCMTGIVDITAIATYVHYWGSFQVIPQWTIALVALALVVCINMVSVRWFGEMEFWAALIKVVALVGFLIVGTVFLARRTPIEGNSTGISVISEHGGLLPNGLVPIVLCTTGVIFAYAAVELIGTAAGEAENPAKIMPRAINSVIARIALFYVGSLVLLALLLPYTAFKSGESPFVTFFSKIGVDGAGTMMNLVVLTAAFSSLNAGLYSTGRILRSMAMNGSAPGMAALMSRRGVPFVGILATGAVALIGVGLNALVPEKAFEIVLNMSALGTVTAWAAIVLCQLKLWSWSREGRMERPAFRLLGAPYTSIATLVFLAAVVLLMLFSDSDVQRGAVIAMVVIMGPTLVGGWYLARRRVMHVAAMRDGYTGVFPVVAERPLEHRDLRITDSTRTTNAAVTSDEAESR, from the coding sequence ATGACCATCGTTCGACCGCCGGCCGAGGTGCAGCAACAGGCCGCCGCCGCGCGTGCTTTGCACGCCGAAGACGTGGGCTATCACAAGGCGCTGCGTCCACGTCAATTGCAGATGATCGCTATCGGTGGTGCCATCGGCACCGGTTTGTTCTTAGGTGCCGGCGGGCGGTTGAAAGATGCCGGGGCTGGGCTTTTCCTCGCGTACGCCGTGTGCGGTGTGTTCGTGTTCTTCATCCTGCGAGCGCTGGGCGAGCTGATCCTGCATCGCCCGTCCTCGGGTTCGTTCGTGTCCTACGCTCGCGAGTTCTACGGCGAGAAGCTGGCCTTCGGTGTCGGCTGGATGTACTTCTTCCACTGGTGCATGACCGGCATCGTGGACATCACCGCGATCGCCACCTACGTGCACTACTGGGGCAGTTTCCAGGTGATTCCGCAGTGGACCATCGCGCTGGTCGCGCTGGCCCTGGTGGTCTGCATCAACATGGTGTCGGTGCGCTGGTTCGGTGAGATGGAGTTCTGGGCGGCGCTGATCAAGGTGGTCGCGCTGGTCGGGTTCCTCATCGTGGGCACGGTGTTCCTCGCGCGCCGCACGCCGATCGAGGGCAACAGCACCGGGATCAGCGTGATCAGCGAGCACGGCGGTCTGCTGCCGAACGGCCTGGTCCCGATCGTGTTGTGTACCACCGGCGTCATCTTCGCCTATGCCGCGGTCGAGTTGATCGGCACCGCGGCCGGTGAGGCGGAGAACCCGGCCAAGATCATGCCGCGCGCGATCAACTCGGTCATCGCCCGAATCGCGCTGTTCTACGTCGGCTCGCTGGTGCTGCTGGCGCTGCTGCTGCCCTACACCGCGTTCAAGTCCGGAGAGAGCCCGTTCGTCACGTTCTTCTCCAAGATCGGGGTCGACGGCGCGGGCACGATGATGAACCTGGTGGTGCTGACCGCGGCGTTCTCCAGCCTCAACGCCGGACTGTATTCGACCGGGCGGATCCTGCGGTCGATGGCGATGAACGGCAGCGCTCCCGGTATGGCGGCGCTGATGTCGCGACGCGGGGTGCCCTTTGTCGGCATCCTCGCGACCGGCGCGGTCGCGCTGATCGGCGTGGGGCTCAACGCCCTGGTCCCGGAGAAGGCCTTCGAGATCGTGCTGAACATGTCCGCCCTGGGCACCGTCACCGCGTGGGCCGCGATCGTGCTGTGCCAGCTCAAGCTGTGGTCCTGGTCGCGCGAGGGACGGATGGAACGCCCCGCGTTCCGGCTGCTCGGCGCGCCCTACACGAGCATCGCGACGCTGGTGTTCCTCGCCGCCGTCGTGCTGCTGATGCTGTTCAGCGACAGCGACGTGCAGCGCGGCGCGGTCATCGCGATGGTGGTGATCATGGGACCGACCCTCGTCGGCGGCTGGTACCTCGCGCGACGCCGGGTCATGCACGTCGCCGCAATGCGCGATGGCTATACCGGCGTGTTCCCGGTGGTCGCGGAGCGACCGTTGGAACATCGTGATCTCCGTATTACGGATTCCACCCGCACAACTAACGCCGCTGTTACGTCCGATGAGGCAGAATCGCGCTGA
- a CDS encoding MerR family transcriptional regulator has translation MAADTEFTIDELAREAGTTVRSLRVYHERGVLPPPQVKGRTGFYGDEHLNRVRTIGRLLDRGIKLNGIRELLEAWDRGDDLGDVLGVPDQEPHAHSSVPAALPDPAAPIAEVDETLIAATELADLYRDVPNGFARVVAAGLYEPLDAATYRVADRPLLRIVEQLCSAGATPVQALDEVERLQGDCDRIARRFVETFERTAWQAFRQSGRTAADRNELAERVAGTRILPGQAAADLVGRFIARYLERDLPELGDELSGR, from the coding sequence ATGGCAGCGGATACCGAGTTCACTATCGACGAGCTGGCGCGCGAGGCGGGGACAACCGTGCGGAGTCTGCGCGTCTATCACGAGCGGGGCGTGCTGCCGCCGCCGCAGGTGAAAGGGCGGACCGGGTTCTACGGGGACGAGCACCTCAACCGGGTGCGCACCATCGGCAGGTTGCTGGACCGCGGAATCAAGCTGAACGGCATCCGGGAACTGCTCGAGGCCTGGGATCGCGGCGACGATCTCGGCGACGTACTCGGGGTGCCCGATCAGGAGCCGCACGCGCATTCCAGCGTGCCTGCCGCACTGCCCGATCCGGCGGCGCCGATCGCCGAAGTCGATGAAACATTAATAGCCGCAACCGAACTCGCTGACCTGTATCGGGACGTGCCGAACGGATTCGCCCGGGTGGTCGCGGCCGGTCTGTACGAGCCGCTCGATGCCGCCACCTACCGGGTGGCCGATCGCCCGCTGCTCCGGATCGTCGAGCAGCTGTGCTCGGCGGGCGCGACGCCGGTGCAGGCGCTCGATGAGGTCGAACGGTTGCAGGGGGATTGCGACCGGATCGCCCGTCGATTCGTCGAAACCTTCGAGCGAACCGCGTGGCAGGCGTTCCGGCAGTCCGGGCGCACCGCGGCTGATCGCAACGAGCTGGCCGAGCGGGTGGCCGGTACCCGGATACTCCCTGGTCAGGCGGCCGCTGATCTCGTAGGTCGATTCATCGCGCGGTACCTGGAGCGGGATCTCCCGGAACTGGGTGACGAGTTGTCCGGACGGTGA